In Candidatus Thermoplasmatota archaeon, a single window of DNA contains:
- the pdxS gene encoding pyridoxal 5'-phosphate synthase lyase subunit PdxS, whose protein sequence is MTRTVHLDDLRHGTTLVKRGFARMQKGGVVMDVTNAEQAAIAEEAGAVAVMALERVPSDIRAQGGVARMSNPKVITEIIDAVTIPVMAKARIGHFVEAQVLQSLGVDMIDESEVLTPADPYYHIYKKDFTVPFVCGARDLGEAVRRIFEGVAMIRTKGEAGTGNVVEAVRHRRTIQRAIGALQSMGSNEIHHVARQYAASYHNLPGAVRAQQGIQESLAGKEILFADLTVDEVVKGLTEVLLEIKAKNRLPVVDFAAGGIATPADAALMMQLGNDGVFVGSGIFKSSDPAARAKAIVEATTHYDDPKVIAEVSKGLGDAMRGVSIDTIPANEQLANRGW, encoded by the coding sequence ATGACCCGCACCGTCCACCTCGACGATCTCCGCCACGGCACGACGCTCGTCAAGCGCGGCTTCGCGCGGATGCAGAAGGGCGGCGTCGTCATGGACGTCACGAACGCGGAGCAGGCGGCGATCGCCGAGGAGGCGGGCGCCGTCGCCGTCATGGCGCTCGAGCGCGTCCCGTCCGACATCCGCGCGCAGGGCGGCGTCGCGCGCATGTCGAACCCGAAGGTGATCACGGAGATCATCGACGCGGTCACGATCCCCGTCATGGCGAAGGCCAGGATCGGCCACTTCGTCGAGGCGCAGGTCCTCCAGTCGCTCGGCGTCGACATGATCGACGAGAGCGAGGTGCTCACGCCCGCGGACCCCTACTACCACATCTACAAGAAGGACTTCACGGTGCCCTTCGTCTGCGGCGCGCGCGACCTCGGCGAGGCCGTGCGCCGCATCTTCGAGGGCGTCGCGATGATCCGCACGAAGGGCGAGGCCGGCACGGGCAACGTGGTCGAGGCCGTCCGCCACCGCCGCACGATCCAGCGCGCGATCGGGGCGCTCCAGTCGATGGGCTCGAACGAGATCCACCACGTAGCGCGCCAGTACGCGGCAAGCTACCACAACCTCCCCGGCGCGGTCCGCGCGCAGCAGGGCATCCAGGAGTCCCTCGCGGGCAAGGAGATCCTCTTCGCGGACCTCACCGTCGACGAGGTCGTGAAGGGCCTCACCGAGGTCCTCCTCGAGATCAAGGCGAAGAACCGCCTCCCCGTCGTCGACTTCGCGGCGGGCGGCATCGCCACGCCCGCCGACGCGGCCCTCATGATGCAGCTCGGCAACGACGGCGTATTCGTCGGGTCGGGCATCTTCAAGAGCAGCGACCCCGCGGCCCGCGCGAAGGCCATCGTCGAGGCGACCACCCACTACGACGACCCGAAGGTCATCGCGGAGGTCTCGAAGGGCCTCGGCGACGCCATGCGCGGCGTGAGCATCGACACGATCCCCGCGAACGAGCAGCTCGCGAACCGCGGTTGGTGA